The window ATGTATATTACGACATATAAGTATgggtgtgtgtgagtgtgacaaTCCCTAAATCAAACCAAGTACCCAATTAACCTATACTTCTTGGCCATCGTCAAAGCACCCAAGTTAGGTGACCAAATCTAGTTCGGATCCCACACCCACACCCACACCCAAATAGTGTCGGTTCGACACGAGTACAACAGAGATTTTGAAGGATCCGAGCATAGTTCAAAACTCAAAAGCATTTGAAATTCATTCTGTGTGAAAGGAAACTTTCAAGGCACCCAAAAAATTAAAATGCCACAACTAAAGCAAAAACAGATACATAGCTATGAATGGCAGGCGGTGCGGTGCTTTGTCTGAACCCGCACAATTTCAACCCTCCCCGCCCCGCATAGGATTTAAATCCGCATTcacccgccccgccccgccccgccccgccccgccccgcaaatatttttaataaaaattctctCTTTTTCAGAAAGCTAGacttaaatctgatttttttttaaaacaaataattatatCCAAATTgttctatctctctctctttcataTACTTAGCTTTTTTGAAGTAGCCTTTTTGCTTGTCATTGCTTTTAAGTGCACAATGTATCAGTTCACACGGACAGAATTAAATATATAGTTTTTAGATTAGGAAGCAGAATTATCTTTGATAAGAATTGGGGCCAGATCAACCTAGGATAAAAGAAGATCTTCATAGTATATACTTATTATTTTAAGATAatattaaagaagaaattaaagcAGTTCTTTCTTGATAATTGCAAAATATAATAGAATATGTGTAAAGAACTGAACTGATGCTTGGCTCGATGAGAACAATATGTTGTGAGATTCGCACATGTAATTTGCATCCTCTAATATACAGTACAATCTGTTAGTTCAAAAAATTAAATCCCCACCCGCGCCTCGCCCCgcgttattttttttatttaaaaattgaaCCCGCACCGCCCCGCTAACGTTCAAACCCGCCCACCCCGCCCCGCACCCGCACCGCCCCATTGCCATCTCTATACATAGCACATGGATGAAAACTGCAATTAAAATGCCGCATGTGCAATCAAGAGGGTAACTATGCTTGAATAAATAGGACAAACACATGATCTTTGTATAGCAAGTGAATATGACTTTGGATGACGATGATACATAAAAGAAGAAAACTTACATTGGGTGTCGAAAGCGCTTCGTCATAATGGTCGGTTGGACCATCAACTTGAGGAATTCTAGAAGCAGCAGCCTGGATAGACGTCACCAACTCAAGCTGAAAATTGCTGCCTTCACTATCCTGTATAGGACAAACCAGTACATCTTGTTCTTATTCTAGGTTGgaattttaatttggaaaatagAAACATAATTCAAAAGGGTATCATGAGTTGCAGTGCAACTAATCAGACAAGTAGGACACCACTAAGCTAATCCTCTAATTTTGAAATTCCACACCAAGAGCTCTATTCTTAACAGTGCCAGCAACTCCACTCTGTTCTCCTTGTAGGAGTAAATCTTCCAAGAAATGACTCCTGATATCAACCAAGTAACCAACCTGCTTTCTCTTCCCACCCCCAACCTAACCCAAATGAGAAGCAAGGATGAAAAGCCGGAAAAGCGGAGGTTTTTACATCCATGGATATAAAACATATTTCACCTAGTATTTAAAAGTGAATGTGTGCTCGTACAAGATTGAGTATTTTTTTATAGGTAAAAGATTGGATATCATATTCTACAGAGGGTGCAAGCATGACATATAGATAATAAAATGAGCAAATGTCTTCGGTGATAGATTGCACATGTCCAATGTAAGGTGTTAAAATGGGACAAGTTAGACCTAAAATCACATGGTAAATTGTTGTTCTAAAAGACCTACAATTTTGTTGAAATCAATAGCTAAGTAAAGAACAAAATGGAAGCAACACACAGATATAGGCAATACTAATTAGTTGGAATTAAGGTTTGGTTGCTTTTTAATTAAGGTTTCGTTGTTGCTACACTCTAATTAGAGATAAGTCCGGCCCAGCATTGCATGCACCTTGACTATCTACCAGGTACCTCCTACCTCCTACCTCCCACCAGCATAGGTACCTGGTGACTCTGTCCACCAAAACTTACAGTGGAATGAATTAGGCCAGATAGAATACAATGGTTACAAAGGATACATACACCTGATCCAAGCTAGTTTGGATTTGAGGCCGAGTTGATTGATTGGAACATTTTGACGAATTCAAGACATCATAGCAACCAAGAGACAACAGAACCTCTAGAGAACAAAGCAAAGCTTGATGTGCAAAATCACAAGTTTTACCCATTCGGAGGAGCTTATATTTAAACATTTTGGGTTGTACAATGTTACATTTTTGTCCAGTTGTACCAGCCTTGAACTCTTGACTTAGTAGTGTGAAAAGACTCCCTCAACCACTATGACAAAGAACGACCGGTGGTTGTACAGTGTTACATTGTTTAACCACACAAGTACAAGTTCTTCCCGCCTACATTTAAATAACCTTGGCCCCTCTTTAATTCCCTCAGACAAATGCTCACTCCAGCTATACTTCTCATATGATCACAAGTCTTGTTTGCTTTAGTTATCCAAGAGTTAATATCATAGGTTTGAAATATAAGTAAGTATCTCATTCAGTGAATAAGCAGCCCTGCCTTCATGATGTCATATATTGAATCTGCAGCACCATCCTGTTGAGGTATGTATCCCCCATTGTTATATTGAGATGCAAAATCTTCCCTTTTCCGCTTTCCAGCAGCCGTCATAAAGAAGTCCTGCAATTTAGCTGACATCAAGACCAACTCTGAACCAAAGTTAACATGTTCTGTAGAGGCAGTATGTTACGCACAAATCCAAGGGAAAGGGCAAATTCAATGGTACAGGAAATTGACATAATACATAAAGAGACGTGTTGCTTGTGTATACATGAGGGTTGAGAATTGCTAGATTCAAATCAAGCTCGAATATTTCCTTCCCTAGCTATATACATAATACTCAATTGCATCCAACATGATGATATAAACTCAAAATTATGCAGACAAAGCATCAAACACCTACCTCCTCTTCCCCACTCTAAAGAACATAAAACATGTGTTCAATACACAGCAACATTCTGATTTAAAATTATGTATTTAGGCAGCAATGCATTTACTACCTAGCGAAATTACTAATTTTTGCTTTGAGACCAATAAAAGCAATAAAACAAGGCAGATAAATAAATTCTAACTAAAAGTTATGCAAGCCCAGTCAGCAGCTAAGCAACCTCATGTTCCTCACCACCTTATAGTTATTACAGTGACAAAAGCTAAGAACGCTTTctaaaaagaagagtgaaaaggGCTACATGAGAAGGGCAAGGATCCTTTCTGAACTCCAAAGATAAGTaattgtacaacaacaacaacatacccaatatattcccaactttacccctaccttgtgccggtagagagactgttttcgaaaGACCTTCGGCTCAGTTAAGCACGGTAAACAACAGTAAAGAAATGCAAtacataaaaagaaataaattatAGGAAGGATACACACGCTATATCTATAGTCGGTTCAGGTATGATATCgtgatttttataaaaaaaaaagaaattgcttTTCTGAATTAAAGAATGCACTTTGGAACTCCCAAGATAAGTAACTGTACAGGTTCCACAAAATATTACAAAATCAGTTTGGGAGTGTCCAGTGAAAGAAGGATTATCTTTAACCTATGAGAATGGCATGCCGAAACAAAGTGGACTACTTTGCTTTTAGTTGCTCTTGCTGCACGTCTACTTGTGAGGAAATGTTGCAAGTGTAAAATTCAAgattagtatatataatatataatgtgtgtgtgtgtgtgtgaaaaaCAAGAACATCATGTGACACAATTTACGAGAACAAAGACGTCATGTGGCTTTTCTTTCTTTAGCAAGTATATAGAAGCATAACATTTCACCTGGGTCATGGGTTGCTGAGAAGCTCCGCGATCAACTTCTTCTCGTCCTTCGACATAAGCTGCAGCAGGAGGAAGGCAACTAACGTTTAATATACGTAATGCATCAAAATGCTTTGCTTCCATGGAATATATTCAAATATTTTCCTCACCAACATTAACATCAAGGGGAGGCCTTTGATTCAACCAAGGGGAGGGTGGTTGCTGCACAAGTCAAAGCAAACATTTTCAATACCATACTTATCTGGAAACCAAAAATACTTGCAGCAACAGAAAAATGGGAAAGGCCATCAAATCATCCTATTAGAAAAACTAAATGTGGTATGGCAAACATAAATCTTAAAAAACAGATTCATATTTCCTTTGTACAGAATACAACAAGGAGATAGTTAAAATGCCTACCATAAATGGACTAGGTCTCCCTGGACCGCCTTTCATCTCAGTTGCACCACCAGTATCATTCAAAGAAGAGTACTCATTAGGTGTAAAGGGAGTACTGCCACCTGTAGGAATATTATACATTGAGCTGCTATCTGCTGTTCCAGGAAGAGGTGTTTGGGCAGTTCCCGGGAGGGGTGTCTGCGCTGTTCCAGGTAGCGGTGTCTGGGCGGTACCAGGCAACGGAGTCTGCAATGGAGTCTGCAAGAGGAGAATATACATGAGTCAATTTATGAACCCACGAGATGCTTGCTTTTAAATAGCTAGTAAAATCGGTACTCACGGGAGGAAACAGTATATCGGCAGTGGGAGTTTCATACTCCTCAGTGCCTTCATAAGGCACATTAAGGTCATGAACAGGGGTTGTTATTGGACCTGTCCCTTTCGGAGCTGAATTCCTCTCTGTTGTACCCAATATAGCCCCAGCATGCATCATTTTCATCTCCCACAACTGAAAAATTGCCATTAAACTATCAAACTTAAAACCATTAAATTCACCTAATTGGATCCAGAAAAAGACCCAATTACTAATCATATCAACCAACAAAAACCCACTAGAATAGTAACTAATCTGCATTCAGCTAAATTAAAACCCTAGAAACACTGCAAATTTCATAAATCGCGTCATTAATTTGCTAATTAATGAAAAAATcgattgaaaaagaaaagagaaattaCTCCTTGGAGCTCGTTGAGGATACTCTCTCCGGGACCACCGTTGTTGATGAACTCATCACGGACCTTGCTGATGACATCTTCGATGACGTGGATGTAAACATTGCTCGTAGTCGAACTCGCCATTCCTCCGAATCTAACTTTTATCAGATAAATTGAcggataaaaataaataacgatcTTACGGAGCTAAACCCTAACCGATTGGGGAGAAATTAGGGCCTAGGGTTTTCGAACGCCGGTGAAGGGTTTGAAGTGAACGGAGCGGCGGAGAGAGAGATTGAAAGGATAGGGGAAGAGCGGAAGTGAGAAGGAATAAAAGAGTGGAATATAAATAGGTTTGCATCCGATTAGTTGCGTGATATACACGTGTCGAGATCTGGTAGCTCCGAACTTTTCTGTCTATATTGGgggaaaatagaaattttagaaaTTGGGAGATTTTTTAAAGACAACGACATGGGTGGAGCAGTTTAAGCGGCCCAGAGCTGCGTCACCGACTCACCCACTAGTATTCCCATTTTGCCATATAGTTATTTTTAGAGGTATTTTTAaaatcactattgtttagtggctattaacttcttatagctatcatatacataataattttttatatctaTTATTCAATTATTACGATAGTGTATTTACATATATTAgcgctgttgtattcatgaatacagccaGTGGCAGACCCAAGTGGTGGCTAGcaggttcaactgaacccgctttacaaaaaaataatattgtgtatatgtataaattaggattaaaaaTGTGTAAATTTtgcataaatattttatttgaactcaCTTGACAACTATTATTTTATGACTAAATTTATatacttctaagattgaacccgcttgcacaaaatccTGGGTCTGTCACTAAATACAACAGAAAaaacgcctaaaatcagggcattccagctgtacgcgcatgtattcacatgtattcgcgccatgtattcatgaatacagcgcctaaaatcagggcagtccagctgtaccgcgtgtattcacatgtattcgcgttgctgtatttatgaatacagttGTACGtgtatgtattcacatgtattcgcgccatgtattcatgaatacagtaacgtcAATCCCTTAAAAATAGGTATATCCAGTTGTctaagagagagagaaaacatAAATAGCGAATTTCATGCCTTctttcatgcctcaatggtagtatataccataaaatatttattttgctataaaatataaaaggtagctatataaaataatattttaaaataattttggtttataatagatagggtgtatacctttgttataggaggtaaaatttttttctttttattttagggGAAAAGCCGGATTTACCCTATATTATAGTATAgggaaactttcaaaaatgaCTATCTTTTAAGGAGCTTTTAACAATTTGTAGCTACATTTTATGTGTTTACGTTTCGTAGCTAGTTTTGGACAATTCGTTGTATTTGAGTGTATTTGAATACACTGTTAagctatattttttattttttatttaattatttttttcgcGCGTATTTGAGTGTATTTGAATACATTGTTCAGTTGTATCCAATCTTATTTGACGTGACAAAGTTGAACATATTGGACTGTATTTGAATGCATTTACACTAAAAAAATAACGAAATGAAGAATACAGTCAAAATCGATCAAATCTCCAGCGAAAATACAAAAGACACTATATTTAAAACGGAAGAATACAATCAAATACATTGTGTATTTTATATTAGCTACGAtggataaattaaaaattcactgttgctataaaaaataattaaattaaaaggtGCTATGATCCATTAATAGCTCTTAGATTCAGCTATGGCAGGTAACTTTCGGAAATGACTACCTTTTAAGGAGTTTTTAACAATCTGTAGCTACATTTTATGTATTTACGTTTTGTATCTAGGCAATTCGATGTGTTTGACAATATTTGAATACACTGTTAAgctgtattattattattattatttgcgtGTATTTGAATACATTATTCAATTGTATCCAACCTTATTTGATGTGATAAGGTTGGAGATATTCGATTGTATTTGAATGTATTTACACTAAAAAATGACGAAATGAAGAATACAGTCAAATTCGATCAAATCTCcagtgaaaaatacaaaatacactATATTTAAAAAGGAAGAATCCAATCAAACCCAATCGGATCTCCGGCGATATACAAAATACCACTGTATTTACACTAAAAAAATGAAGAATACattcaaattcttttaaaaattaactgTATTTAACTAAAAATAAAGAATACAGTCAAATTTCCAGCGAGAATACAAAATATACTGTATTTAAAAATAGAGAATAAAATCAAACCCAGTCGGATCTTCGTGAAAATCCAAAATACACTTTAGATCTCTgacgaaaaaataaaatacattgTATTTATACAACGATTTTCCAACGTGAAAGGCAGTGGAGAAGAAAGAGGCGGCTTCTTTTTTCTGGCATGAAAAGTAGTGGTAGAGGAATAAGTCTCAGGTAAGACGAATACACTCATATGTGAGATACAAAAAAGGAGAAGAAGTCATGGATTCCGGCATCTCTTTTAGATCTAGATTCGGTGACGCCTCAGATCTTCCTCCTCCATTGTTTTCGCCACCGGTAATGGATTGATCGCAACTTCATGATTTCAGATTTGGATCTGACGGTGGGCGGCGACGGTGTTTAAGGATAATTCGCAATGAAGGGAGTATACAGCGGAAGGTGGTAATGTgtggagaagagagaaagaggcagttgTTTAGTTGGGCTTCGTAGAACTCCGCCGAAGAAGACCGTCGGCGGTGACTTCTCTGCTGTCGAGGGAGAAGAGagggaaaaagagagagagagttgagggagaagagagaaagaggatTGAGAGAGAAAATTATACAGCGGAATAACTCTGTATATTTGGTATTAGGTATGATGGGtaaattaaaaattcattgtaactataaaaaataattaaattaaaaggtAATTATGATACATTAATAGCTCTTAACGGGCAACATCCCTTATGTTTGGAGAACTTTACCAAAAACATCGCTTTGTTACGTGAACTTTATATTATCTTTCTTTGCTTTCCGCAAGCTCTTTAAAGAACAACTACTGAAATTGTGGAGCCGTGGAGTAATATTAGACTCTTGAAGTTGTTAAGACTATGAGGGTGCTCCAGTTAATCATCTTCTTGAAACCTCAAGAATCCAATTCATTTGAGATACCTAAGTGCGAGAAAAACTCAACCAAAGGTAGTACCAGATTTTATTACTAGGCATTTTCAATTGCTGAATTGCCGATTCTTGACTAAAAAATGGACCCATTTTTTAATATCCTTCTGAGATTGTTGTTGTCCATAGCCTGCGATATCTTGAGATATTTCACTGAAATCATCAAACAAGAATAAAACTTGATTGAGGATTCCAAAAGGAATTGGGCGTTTAGTGCGGCTATAGTAACATATGAAGCTGATAATAGCggagtaaaaatataaaaaacttaAAGCAAACTAAGGAAATTAGCCTTTCAAACATCCACAAGTACTAGTACTAGGCAATGGAGAGTACTATGGAGCTTGGTTAAATCAGTTACTTTAGTTCTTTGAAGAGCTCATGCGGAATTATTtaaaagataaaacaaagaaGCATTGCACGTGAGAAAGAAAGTTGCGTTAAAAaagattgaaaaatataattaacaTATGGATATTTTTGGTAAATTTTTCCAAGCTTAAAGAATGTTATCTATCAAGTGAGCTTGTATAAGAACGTAATGGAAGTTAGGTGGGTAAAATAATAGTGATGATATTGATAAAAAATATTCACATTTAATTCAATTATACTTTCTTTCGGTCTAAATATGCGCTTACCATTAATAAAGTAAGCAAAATTTCCCCGGCCCTAAGAGTAGCCCATTATGGTACCCAACCCCTCAAATTAATAATTCATATATGTAATTTTAAAGGGTCCCACGAAAAAATAAGACTCATATCTTTAATCCCACAAAATTAATTGACCCACCTCATTAAATCTAGTCTTCCTCATGCTAGCATACCTCCATTGTTGAATAACTATGTTTCACTGGAGGAATCACCTAGTCCTTTAAACGCTTTCATAAGTTTCTTGTTTTCCTTAATTGTTCTCTTTCCTTATCCTTTAATGTTGCAAGGTAGTTGTTCATATCAATAAAGTATTCTTGTGGCATTATTTCCAATCACTTTATTTTAATAACTCCATCTAACCTCAGATTGAGATTCTATAAATGTCTGAGACCTAAGGTAAGTGAAATTCtgttataaaattattattttatagtttattttgattttaattcTACAATAAAACTTTTTAATGGTTCAAATAATTAATATTCTTTGGATTGTCTTTGACAGATTAGTTCATGTGGTTATTGGATATGAAAAGATGAAATATTTTAGAATAGTAATTTGATTACAATAAGagatttaatattatttttgaaagcGGTTAAAATAAGGgataaattaaaggaaaaattagtTGTCATTGGTGCTATACACCAAGCTGAAGTGAATAAagtcataaaactggaaaagaaaattttaaaaacgaGAATGTTGCTTATGATTTTATGGGCACTTATTGTTGGATCCGTTGCCGCATCGCTGATAAACTGACTTTCTGTAGGATCATCTTGATATGTATTGTTATGTTTATGTTTGTGTAGGAATATGTATGTGCAACATTTGTAGTGATTTCTCATGTGTCTTGATGGTTTGAATATGTAGGTTTATCCTATGTTGAGATTTTGTAGGTGTAATGTATTTACtttattttgaaccttttttaTAAGATGATGTTTTAGTCTACCAATAACGTAAGCTATTTTATGTGTGCGCAAGATATCTTGTATCCTCTTTGGCTATGAGTGTAAGTTAATTCTTAAGTGAAAAACTTCACAACTATGGTAAATCTAAAAACAGGACAGCATCTAACAAGAATGAACCTGCAGATTTCAATTAACTAAATAGACAATAAAAAACTAGAAAATCAAAACATTGGCACATAAGCTGGACATTGAATAAACTGAACAATCAGATAACATCTAAAaactaaaatattaaaatttaaaaataatttggacAGTAGTAAATTGAATAACTAGACATTTGTAATTTACCAACAATCACCGACAGTCATAATATACTAATTTTTAACTATCAAATTATATTAATGAAGACAAGCGGATTTCACATTATAATTCCGAAAATTAATACCACCGAGTGATACATGACATCCAACTGTCACCAATCAAACATCCATACAACCAAAATATTAGGTTTACTGTCATAACAGTATCTACAACACTTCACTGAATACCAAAAATATACAACCCAAATAGAGTTCACTAACTCCCTATGTAAGAATTCAAATGTGAATACTTATGCTTCTTGCCATTACTTTTCTTTGCTTGCAATTTGGCTACTCTTTGTTTGTTCAACTGATTACTAGTTATAGCATATTTACCTTGTTATGTTAGCTTTTGGTGAATGTGAAAGTTTTGATGGCTCACTCACACCACTTCCATCACCAACAAAGCTAATTGCCCTTTTTCTAATTGTTATACTTTGTTGCTACCTCATTTGAAGTGTAATCTTTGTCTCTAAGATACTCCTTGTCCTTATAGCTATGTCAAGATTAGCATCGAAGTCAGGATAGTCAAAATCTGGAAGAGCCCTGCTACTTGGATGATACCTTTATACTGATAGAGTTGGCATAAACCTGAAGCTGGTAGATTAACTTCTCTAACTAGCTTGACTTGAATGGGTGGTAGATAATGGTATTTCATCTTTATTTGGCACATCTGTAGTAGTTGGGGATCTACTTGTTCATCATCAGTTTTTTCATCATCAGTTTTTTCATCAAGTaaagttattttcttcttttttcgctTTTCCTTTGTTCTGCCTCTCATGGGCTGCTTTTCCTTGGAGTGCTATTAGTAACCTAGGAAGTTATTGTTAGTGTAACAatccagccggtcgttttgattatttgcattccgttcagatATTTAAAGTCTTAAGCAGTatcgcatgatgtattatgacttgtgtggatcgtcggttttggttttcaggttattcagaattgatttggaagaatgattctcaactagcaagctttaagttggaagagtcgaccaagtttgactttttaataCTTGATCTCGAATcggagttttgattgttccattaggtctagatgatattttggacttgggcgtatgctcggatttgcatttggatactTCTAGAAagtttcggcactatttggcgaaagttgaaaatttgaaggtttggaatgttcataaatttgaccgggagttgactttgttgagatCGGATTTGGATTGTGATTACGggaattgaaatagcttcgttatataatttgggacttgtgtgcaaaatttgagttcattccgaattgatttgataaggttcggcacgagttttagaagttgaaagattcaaagttcattaagttcgatttgaggtgcgattcgtggttttgatgttgttatgcgtgatttgaggtctcgagtaagtccgtgttatgttatgagacttttGTTGtgctcgttttttatgtttcaaCGTCGTTTCTTCCGGCATAAATGGCACCAAATTAAGCAAATGAGCTACAATTTCTATTTTGATTAAAACATTAGATCCATATCGTAATTTTGTAACCATAGCAACTTGAATCATCAAGTTTAGATattgtatgaggaatttatggtcattttactaagaattgggttgttagatttttcagattaattatgaaattaccactgaattcgtatttaaatatctgcactatttccaaatattgaaaccaacatatctcattcattataaggtcaaatgaaGTGATTCAAAGgcctaacttgactgaaatttcataaggaatccattggaggtatcaaaagtgagtttcagGATCGTTTGGAAAGAAACAAGGCAAAACAGCTTTGCAGAAACATATAATATCGAAgatttgttcatttggtcatattttgagttggggagctcggatttgggcgattttggaaagCAATTTTtatcacatggattggggtaagtgttctatactcggttttggttatatttcatgaattcatcttcgtttttggcatttgatatATGATTTCAAGGTgaattttggggggggggggggggggggttgtctaaaatttcataaagtgaatttttgagttttgaacatcgattcagagccgaatttgagtaaaactagtatggtttgactaataattgaatgggttgtcagattttatgagtttcatcgggttccgaggtgcgggcctgggtttgactttttggttgactttgggctttgattaaagattcaacctttatcgattgggttcgtttcctttagcattatttgatgttcttgagttacttttggctagttttgagtcgttcgaAAGTCGGTACGCAcgagatggcatttctagagtattgtttggcttgctcggtaatGTTTGTCTTGTTTgatgtgacgcacatgctaggtgactggcgtgtgggcatgtaccgtgtgaattatgactcgttG is drawn from Nicotiana tabacum cultivar K326 chromosome 22, ASM71507v2, whole genome shotgun sequence and contains these coding sequences:
- the LOC107829857 gene encoding transcription initiation factor IIA large subunit → MASSTTSNVYIHVIEDVISKVRDEFINNGGPGESILNELQGLWEMKMMHAGAILGTTERNSAPKGTGPITTPVHDLNVPYEGTEEYETPTADILFPPTPLQTPLPGTAQTPLPGTAQTPLPGTAQTPLPGTADSSSMYNIPTGGSTPFTPNEYSSLNDTGGATEMKGGPGRPSPFMQPPSPWLNQRPPLDVNVAYVEGREEVDRGASQQPMTQDFFMTAAGKRKREDFASQYNNGGYIPQQDGAADSIYDIMKDSEGSNFQLELVTSIQAAASRIPQVDGPTDHYDEALSTPNIYGYQGVVNEDYNIVNTPAPNDMQAPTPAPVLQNDDVDDDDEPLNENDDDDFDDVDQGEDLNTAHLVLAQFDKVTRTKSRWKCTLKDGIMHINNKDILFNKATGEFDF